One Mycobacterium sp. 050128 genomic window carries:
- the secF gene encoding protein translocase subunit SecF: MTSKDTDATELTESADAVELKTDSTVPPPHHSFLARLYTGTGAFEVVGRRRLWYGISGAIVAIAILSIVVRGFTFGIDFKGGTTVSFPRGNVATSQVQDVFRKTLGRDAASVVIVGNGGSATVQISSETLTNDQTTKLRNALFDAFQPKGTDGKPNKAAISDSAVSETWGDQITKKALIALGVFLVLVSVYIMVRYERYMSISALTTMVFDLTVTAGVYSLVGFEVSPATVIGLLTILGFSLYDTVIVFDKVEENTKDFQHRNRRTFAEEANLAINQTFMRSINTSLISVLPVLALMVVAVWLLGVGTLKDLALVQLVGILVGTYSSIFFATPLLVTLRERTELVKTHTRRVLKRRKPGTPEPADSSADEASDTETTTETKKAAAPSGEPAPNKPAPGARPVRPTGTRRPSGKRNAGRR, encoded by the coding sequence ATGACCTCCAAAGACACCGATGCGACCGAACTCACCGAATCCGCCGACGCCGTGGAGCTGAAGACCGACTCCACCGTGCCGCCACCGCATCACAGCTTCCTGGCCCGGCTCTACACCGGAACCGGCGCGTTCGAGGTCGTCGGCCGACGCCGGTTGTGGTACGGCATCAGCGGGGCGATCGTCGCGATCGCCATCCTGTCCATCGTCGTGCGTGGCTTTACCTTCGGGATCGACTTCAAGGGCGGCACCACGGTGTCGTTCCCGCGCGGCAACGTCGCGACCTCGCAGGTGCAGGACGTGTTCCGCAAAACCCTGGGCCGCGACGCCGCATCGGTGGTCATCGTCGGCAACGGCGGTTCGGCGACGGTGCAGATCAGCTCCGAGACGCTGACCAACGACCAGACGACGAAGTTGCGCAACGCGCTGTTCGACGCATTCCAGCCCAAGGGCACCGACGGCAAGCCGAACAAGGCGGCGATCAGCGACTCCGCGGTCTCGGAGACCTGGGGCGACCAGATCACCAAGAAGGCGCTGATCGCGCTGGGTGTGTTCCTGGTGCTGGTCAGCGTCTACATCATGGTGCGCTACGAGCGCTACATGTCGATATCGGCGCTGACCACCATGGTTTTCGACCTGACCGTCACCGCGGGTGTGTATTCGCTGGTGGGCTTCGAGGTCAGCCCCGCGACGGTGATCGGCCTGCTGACCATCCTCGGGTTCTCGTTGTACGACACCGTCATCGTCTTCGACAAGGTCGAGGAGAACACCAAAGACTTCCAGCACCGAAACCGGCGCACCTTCGCCGAGGAAGCCAACCTGGCGATCAACCAGACCTTCATGCGCTCGATCAACACCAGCCTGATCTCCGTCCTGCCGGTGCTGGCGTTGATGGTGGTGGCGGTGTGGCTGCTGGGCGTCGGCACGCTGAAGGACCTGGCGCTGGTGCAGCTGGTCGGCATCCTGGTCGGCACCTACTCCTCGATCTTCTTCGCGACCCCGCTGCTGGTCACGCTGCGTGAGCGCACCGAACTGGTGAAGACCCACACCCGCCGCGTCCTCAAACGGCGCAAGCCCGGCACGCCGGAGCCGGCGGACAGCTCGGCCGACGAGGCATCTGACACCGAGACCACCACCGAGACGAAAAAGGCCGCGGCGCCGTCCGGCGAGCCCGCACCGAACAAGCCGGCCCCCGGTGCGCGGCCCGTGCGACCCACCGGTACCCGACGCCCGAGCGGCAAGCGAAACGCCGGCCGGCGGTAG
- a CDS encoding ABC transporter substrate-binding protein, with amino-acid sequence MLRRAAAISLSVALAVAFVVTGCSGSAASQIDYVVDGRLSTYNANTTVGFASAGAQAFARTLTGFGYHGPDGQVVADRDFGSVTVVSGSPLVLDYQIADNAVYSDGKPLTCDDLVLAWAAQSGRFPGFDAATQAGYVDIANIECIPGQKKARVSFVPDRGVVDYNQLFAATTMMPSHVIADQLNIDVTATLLGKNAQSVAPIAQLWNTTWDLRPGLKHDEIVKRFPSSGPYKIESVLDDGAVVLVANDRWWGPKAITKRITVSPQAPDIQDRVNNRSVDVVDVAAGSPGTLNTPDNYERTDSAAAGIEQLFFAPQGPLAQNNDRRTFALCVPRDVIARDAGVPIANSRLSPVAEDAVAQADGAAEASPYNKADPVAARAALGGAPLAVRIGYQGPNARLAVTVGTITKSCAAAGINVTNVTLDTSGPQALRDGKIDVLLASTGGASGSGSTGSSSMDAYDLHSGNGNNLSGYANPQVDGIIGELAVSGDPAARVRLLAEGAPVLWGDMPTLPLYRQQRTLLMSKKMYAVSANPTRWGAGWNMDRWALMQ; translated from the coding sequence ATGCTCAGGCGGGCCGCGGCTATTTCTCTGTCCGTTGCGCTCGCCGTCGCTTTCGTGGTGACGGGATGCTCGGGTAGCGCCGCCTCGCAGATCGACTACGTCGTCGACGGCCGGCTGAGCACGTACAACGCCAACACCACCGTCGGGTTCGCGTCGGCCGGCGCGCAGGCGTTCGCCCGCACGCTGACCGGGTTCGGCTATCACGGTCCCGACGGACAGGTCGTCGCCGACCGCGACTTCGGCTCCGTCACGGTGGTGAGCGGTTCACCCCTGGTGCTCGACTACCAGATCGCCGACAACGCGGTGTACTCCGACGGCAAGCCGCTGACCTGCGATGACCTGGTGCTCGCCTGGGCCGCTCAGTCGGGCCGGTTTCCCGGGTTCGACGCCGCCACCCAGGCCGGCTACGTCGATATCGCCAACATCGAATGCATACCGGGACAGAAGAAGGCGCGGGTGTCGTTCGTCCCGGACCGCGGCGTCGTCGACTACAACCAGCTGTTCGCCGCGACCACGATGATGCCGTCGCACGTCATCGCCGACCAGCTGAATATCGACGTGACCGCGACGCTACTGGGCAAGAACGCGCAGTCGGTCGCACCGATCGCGCAACTGTGGAACACGACGTGGGACCTCAGGCCCGGTCTCAAACACGACGAGATCGTCAAGCGCTTCCCGTCGTCGGGACCGTACAAAATCGAATCGGTCCTCGACGACGGCGCCGTGGTGCTGGTCGCCAACGACCGGTGGTGGGGTCCCAAGGCGATCACCAAGCGGATCACGGTGTCGCCGCAGGCCCCCGACATCCAGGATCGGGTCAACAACCGCAGCGTCGACGTGGTGGATGTCGCGGCCGGGTCGCCGGGAACGCTGAACACCCCGGACAACTACGAGCGCACCGATTCGGCAGCGGCGGGCATTGAGCAGCTGTTCTTCGCGCCGCAGGGACCGCTGGCTCAGAACAACGATCGCCGCACGTTCGCGCTGTGCGTTCCCCGTGACGTGATCGCGCGCGACGCCGGGGTACCGATCGCCAACTCGCGGCTGTCTCCGGTCGCGGAGGACGCCGTCGCGCAGGCGGACGGTGCCGCCGAGGCGAGCCCGTACAACAAGGCGGACCCGGTCGCCGCCCGCGCCGCGCTGGGTGGCGCCCCGCTCGCGGTGCGAATCGGCTACCAGGGCCCCAACGCCCGGCTCGCGGTCACCGTCGGGACGATCACCAAGTCGTGCGCGGCCGCGGGCATCAATGTCACCAACGTCACACTCGACACCTCCGGACCCCAGGCGCTGCGGGACGGAAAGATCGATGTTCTGCTGGCCAGCACCGGTGGAGCCAGCGGCAGCGGGTCCACCGGATCTTCCTCGATGGACGCCTACGACCTGCACAGTGGCAACGGCAACAACCTGTCGGGGTATGCGAATCCGCAGGTCGACGGCATCATCGGTGAGCTCGCGGTGTCCGGCGACCCGGCCGCGCGGGTTCGCCTGCTTGCCGAGGGAGCCCCGGTACTGTGGGGTGATATGCCGACGTTGCCCCTGTATCGGCAGCAGCGCACGTTGCTGATGTCGAAAAAGATGTACGCAGTCAGCGCGAATCCGACCCGCTGGGGCGCGGGTTGGAACATGGACCGATGGGCTTTGATGCAGTGA
- a CDS encoding adenine phosphoribosyltransferase, producing MTDIREDAALADLIASLTRDVSNFPKRGVQFKDLTPLFADRTAMSAVIDALAEISAGSDLVAGIESRGSLVAAAVAARLGTGVLSIRKEGKLPPPVLHEKYTREYGPAAIEIPADGLDLRGTNIMIIDDVLATGGTLGAANRLLERARAIVTGAAVLVEITALGGREAVAPLTVDSLSRV from the coding sequence GTGACGGATATTCGCGAGGATGCGGCCTTGGCCGACCTCATCGCGTCGTTGACCCGCGACGTCTCCAACTTTCCCAAGCGGGGCGTCCAGTTCAAAGACCTTACTCCGCTGTTCGCCGACCGAACGGCGATGAGCGCGGTGATCGACGCGCTGGCTGAAATCTCCGCCGGCTCGGATCTGGTCGCCGGGATCGAATCGCGGGGGTCGTTGGTGGCCGCTGCCGTCGCCGCCCGGCTCGGCACCGGCGTGCTGTCCATCCGCAAGGAGGGCAAGCTGCCGCCGCCGGTGCTCCACGAGAAGTACACCCGCGAGTACGGTCCCGCGGCGATCGAGATTCCCGCCGACGGTCTGGACTTGCGTGGCACCAACATCATGATCATCGACGATGTGCTGGCCACCGGTGGCACGCTCGGCGCGGCCAACCGGTTGCTCGAGCGAGCCCGGGCCATCGTGACCGGTGCTGCCGTGCTGGTGGAAATCACCGCGCTGGGCGGCCGGGAGGCGGTCGCGCCTTTGACGGTAGACAGCCTGAGCCGCGTTTAG
- a CDS encoding RelA/SpoT family protein, whose amino-acid sequence MADEQGTAQAVVPPMESPVSPPIDAPSAPEPPTETLKTSSSASRRVRARLARRITAQRSAFNPVLEPLVAVHREVYPKANISMLNRAFEVADQRHASQLRRSGDPYITHPLAVANILAELGMDTTTLVAALLHDTVEDTGYTLEALSEEFGEEVGHLVDGVTKLDRVELGNAAEGETIRKMITAMARDPRVLVIKVADRLHNMRTMRFLPPEKQARKSRETLEVIAPLAHRLGMASVKWELEDLSFAILHPKKYEEIVRLVAGRAPSRDTYLAKVRAEIVATLSASKIKATVEGRPKHYWSIYQKMIVKGRDFDDIHDLVGIRILCDEIRDCYAAVGVVHSLWQPMAGRFKDYIAQPRYGVYQSLHTTVVGPEGKPLEVQIRTRDMHRTAEYGIAAHWRYKEAKGRNGVLHPHAAAEIDDMAWMRQLLDWQREAADPGEFLESLRYDLAVQEIFVFTPKGDVVTLPTGSTPVDFAYAVHTEVGHRCIGARVNGRLVALERKLENGEVVEVFTSKAPNAGPSRDWQQFVVSPRAKAKIRQWFAKERREEALEAGKEAMAREVRRGGLPLQRLVNGEAMAAVARELHYTDVSAMYTAIGEGHVSARHVVQRLLAELGGIDQAEEDLAERSTPTTMLRRPRSTDDVGVSVPGAPGVLTKLAKCCTPVPGDAIMGFVTRGGGVSVHRTDCTNAASLQQQAERIIEVLWAPSPSSVFLVAIQVEALDRHRLLSDVTRVLADEKVNILSASVTTSGDRVAISRFTFEMGDPKHLGHLLNVVRNVEGVYDVYRVTSAA is encoded by the coding sequence GTGGCGGATGAGCAAGGCACGGCGCAAGCCGTTGTGCCGCCCATGGAGTCGCCAGTCTCGCCGCCCATCGACGCGCCAAGCGCGCCGGAGCCCCCGACCGAAACCCTGAAGACGTCCAGCAGCGCGTCGCGTCGCGTCCGCGCCCGGCTGGCCCGGCGGATAACCGCCCAGCGCAGCGCGTTCAATCCCGTGCTCGAGCCGCTGGTGGCGGTGCACCGGGAGGTATATCCGAAGGCGAACATCTCGATGCTCAACCGAGCCTTCGAGGTCGCCGACCAACGTCACGCCAGTCAACTGCGGCGCTCCGGTGATCCCTACATCACCCACCCGCTGGCCGTCGCCAACATTCTCGCCGAATTGGGGATGGACACAACCACTTTGGTGGCCGCGCTGCTGCACGACACCGTCGAGGACACGGGTTACACGCTGGAGGCGTTGAGCGAGGAATTCGGCGAAGAGGTAGGCCATCTCGTCGACGGCGTGACCAAGCTGGACCGCGTCGAGTTGGGCAACGCCGCCGAAGGCGAGACCATCCGCAAGATGATCACGGCGATGGCGCGTGACCCGCGGGTGCTGGTGATCAAGGTGGCCGACCGGCTGCACAACATGCGGACCATGCGCTTCCTGCCGCCGGAAAAGCAGGCGCGCAAATCCCGCGAGACCTTGGAAGTCATTGCGCCCCTTGCGCATCGGCTGGGTATGGCCAGCGTGAAGTGGGAGCTCGAAGACCTGTCGTTCGCGATCCTGCACCCGAAGAAGTACGAGGAGATCGTTCGTCTGGTCGCCGGGCGCGCGCCGTCTCGGGACACCTACCTGGCCAAGGTCCGCGCCGAAATCGTCGCCACCCTGTCCGCGTCGAAAATCAAAGCGACGGTTGAGGGCCGGCCCAAGCACTACTGGTCGATCTACCAGAAGATGATCGTCAAGGGCCGCGACTTCGACGACATCCACGACCTGGTCGGCATTCGCATCCTGTGCGACGAGATCCGGGACTGCTATGCCGCTGTGGGCGTGGTGCACTCGCTGTGGCAGCCGATGGCGGGGCGGTTCAAGGACTACATCGCACAGCCCAGATACGGCGTCTACCAATCACTGCACACCACGGTCGTCGGTCCGGAGGGCAAGCCGCTGGAGGTGCAGATCCGCACCCGCGACATGCACCGCACCGCCGAATACGGCATCGCCGCGCACTGGCGTTACAAGGAAGCCAAGGGCCGCAACGGTGTTCTGCATCCGCACGCCGCCGCCGAGATCGACGACATGGCCTGGATGCGGCAGCTGCTCGACTGGCAACGTGAGGCCGCGGACCCGGGCGAGTTCCTGGAGTCGTTGCGTTACGACCTTGCGGTGCAAGAGATTTTCGTGTTCACCCCCAAGGGTGATGTCGTCACCCTGCCGACCGGGTCGACGCCGGTGGACTTCGCCTATGCGGTGCACACCGAGGTCGGCCACCGCTGCATCGGCGCCCGGGTCAACGGGCGGCTGGTGGCACTGGAACGCAAGCTCGAAAACGGGGAAGTCGTTGAGGTTTTCACCTCCAAGGCGCCCAACGCCGGACCGTCGCGGGACTGGCAGCAGTTCGTGGTGTCGCCGCGGGCCAAGGCGAAGATCCGCCAGTGGTTCGCCAAGGAGCGGCGTGAGGAGGCGCTGGAGGCCGGCAAGGAAGCGATGGCCCGTGAGGTCCGTCGCGGCGGACTTCCGTTGCAGCGCTTGGTTAACGGCGAGGCCATGGCCGCGGTGGCCCGCGAGCTGCACTACACCGACGTGTCCGCGATGTACACCGCGATCGGTGAGGGGCATGTGTCGGCGCGCCACGTCGTGCAGCGGCTGCTCGCCGAGCTCGGCGGTATCGACCAGGCCGAAGAAGACCTCGCCGAAAGGTCCACGCCTACAACGATGTTGCGCCGCCCGCGCAGCACCGACGACGTCGGCGTCTCGGTCCCCGGCGCGCCCGGCGTGCTGACCAAGCTGGCCAAGTGCTGCACACCCGTGCCGGGCGATGCGATCATGGGATTCGTCACCCGCGGCGGTGGTGTCAGTGTGCACCGCACCGACTGCACCAACGCCGCGTCACTGCAGCAGCAGGCCGAGCGCATCATCGAGGTGCTCTGGGCGCCGTCGCCGTCGTCGGTGTTCCTGGTGGCCATTCAGGTCGAGGCGCTCGACCGGCACCGGTTGCTGTCGGATGTCACGCGGGTGCTCGCCGACGAGAAGGTGAACATCCTCTCCGCGTCGGTCACCACCTCGGGTGACCGGGTTGCGATCAGCCGCTTCACTTTTGAGATGGGTGACCCCAAGCATCTCGGGCACCTGCTCAATGTCGTGCGCAATGTCGAAGGCGTATACGACGTCTACCGCGTCACGTCTGCCGCGTAA
- a CDS encoding protein kinase domain-containing protein translates to MSTEVFGHYELQGLLGRGGMGQVFRAHDTLTDRVVALKVLPAHLAEDDEFQQRFRREARIAASLSDPHMVPIHSYGEIDGRLYVDMRLVEGRDLLAYIAENGGRLSPERAVAVIEQVAAALDTAHEVGLIHRDIKPSNILVSARDFVYLIDFGLARTAADTVLTHTGHTMGTMAYMAPERFRGITDHRADVYALACVLYECLTGRLPYPGDSMEEQLNGHLNITPPRPSAASADVSQALDAVVARGMAKDVDQRFQTALELAQAARAALSSPTSTAAWSPPPSQPPAPQPGASQQPQPANSRRLILGIVGGSVVVLAAVITLVVVLVTHSGSGSSTATTSTTMRLPVHTKEPRPGTGAGAPVPALPAFAPPADLGANCQYPASQEASVKPVNPPPSGKISTDPPVIHATISTNVGDIGIALDNDKAPCTVNSFVSLAKQQFFDGTQCGKLMTQSDFGILQCGGPDTEGTGGPGYEFANEYPANQYSAGDPAYKQPVLYPRGALTTAPFNGPNPSGSQFNLTYKDSINDPNCTVFGTIDQAGLATIDKIVKAGVLGNGDDGLPSSPVTITSVRIG, encoded by the coding sequence GTGTCGACGGAAGTATTCGGACATTACGAACTACAGGGCCTGTTGGGGCGCGGCGGGATGGGACAGGTGTTCCGCGCTCACGACACCCTCACCGACCGGGTGGTTGCCCTCAAGGTGTTGCCCGCGCATCTGGCGGAGGACGACGAATTTCAGCAACGGTTCCGGCGTGAGGCGCGCATCGCGGCGAGCCTGAGCGATCCGCACATGGTGCCGATTCACAGCTACGGCGAGATCGACGGCCGGCTCTATGTCGACATGCGACTGGTCGAAGGCCGCGACCTGTTGGCCTACATCGCCGAAAACGGTGGCCGGCTCAGCCCCGAGCGCGCCGTCGCGGTGATCGAACAGGTTGCGGCAGCACTGGATACGGCCCACGAGGTCGGCCTGATCCACCGCGACATCAAGCCGTCCAACATCCTGGTGTCGGCCCGCGACTTCGTCTACCTGATCGACTTCGGGCTCGCGCGCACCGCCGCCGACACGGTGCTGACGCACACCGGCCACACGATGGGCACGATGGCCTACATGGCCCCCGAGCGCTTCCGGGGTATTACCGATCACCGCGCCGACGTCTACGCCTTGGCCTGCGTGCTCTACGAATGCCTGACCGGGCGCCTGCCCTACCCCGGCGACAGCATGGAGGAGCAACTCAACGGGCATCTCAACATCACGCCGCCACGACCGTCGGCAGCCTCGGCGGACGTATCGCAGGCCCTCGACGCGGTGGTCGCCCGCGGCATGGCCAAGGATGTCGACCAGCGCTTCCAGACGGCCCTCGAGCTGGCGCAGGCGGCTCGGGCGGCCCTGAGCAGCCCGACCTCGACCGCGGCCTGGAGCCCGCCGCCGTCGCAACCGCCCGCGCCCCAGCCCGGAGCATCGCAGCAGCCCCAACCGGCGAATTCCCGGCGATTGATCTTGGGCATCGTCGGTGGATCGGTCGTGGTGCTCGCCGCGGTGATCACGCTGGTGGTCGTCCTGGTGACCCACAGCGGCAGTGGATCTTCAACGGCCACAACAAGCACGACGATGCGCTTGCCGGTGCACACCAAGGAGCCCAGACCGGGAACCGGGGCGGGTGCGCCCGTTCCGGCATTGCCGGCGTTTGCCCCGCCGGCCGACCTCGGCGCCAACTGCCAGTACCCGGCGTCGCAGGAAGCGTCCGTCAAGCCCGTCAACCCACCGCCGTCGGGCAAGATATCCACCGATCCACCGGTGATCCACGCGACCATCTCCACCAACGTCGGCGATATCGGCATCGCGCTGGACAACGACAAGGCCCCCTGCACGGTGAACAGCTTCGTCAGCCTGGCAAAACAGCAATTCTTCGACGGCACCCAATGCGGCAAGCTGATGACCCAGTCCGATTTCGGCATCCTGCAGTGCGGTGGGCCCGACACCGAAGGCACCGGCGGCCCCGGCTACGAGTTCGCCAACGAATACCCCGCCAACCAGTACAGCGCAGGCGATCCCGCCTACAAGCAGCCCGTGCTGTACCCGCGCGGGGCGCTCACCACGGCGCCCTTCAACGGACCCAATCCGAGCGGGAGCCAATTCAATCTGACCTACAAGGACAGCATCAACGACCCGAACTGCACGGTCTTCGGCACGATCGATCAGGCGGGCCTGGCGACGATCGACAAGATCGTGAAGGCCGGCGTTCTCGGCAACGGTGACGACGGGCTGCCGTCCAGCCCGGTCACGATCACCTCGGTGCGGATCGGCTGA
- a CDS encoding protein kinase domain-containing protein, translating to MTESFGHYELRELLGRGGMGQVFRAYDTSTDRIVALKVLPAHLADDQEFQQRFRREARIAASLNDPHMVPIHSYGEIDGRLYVDMRLIEGRDLLAYIAENGGRLSPERAVAVIEQVAAALDTAHEVGLIHRDIKPSNILVSTRDFVYLIDFGLARTAADTALTHTGHTMGTMAYMAPERFRGITDHRADVYALACVLYECLTGHLPYPGDTFEEQLNAHLNSPPPRASFTVPGVPPALDEVVARGMAKDVDHRYQTAIEFAEAAKAALAGHGATVPPGPPPPPPSYPATAATPVPPPAHSAHTPTAHTPPQPEPQKSNRGLIIGIVAASLFTLAMVTVLVVALVTNGDSSSNNATSSAAPRPRSPKQGPTFGGPGAATTRANPDGNAAPPLPAFAPPPDLGANCQYQTVGSDSVDASPKPVTLPSSGRVSTTPAQIPATLSTNFGDIGIALANNESPCTVNSFVSLARQQFFDGTTCPRLSTGSDGATLVCGGPDKDGNGGPGYEFADEYPTNQYPPGDPALRATVVYPRGAVIMASNEPNTNGSQFVMFYQDTEAPPTFTVLGNIDAAGLAVLDKIAAAGVAGHRPTGLPTSPVTINSVRVG from the coding sequence GTGACGGAGTCGTTCGGACATTACGAACTGCGTGAGCTGCTGGGCCGCGGGGGCATGGGACAGGTATTTCGCGCCTATGACACCAGCACGGACCGCATCGTCGCGCTCAAGGTGCTGCCTGCGCATCTGGCAGACGACCAGGAATTTCAGCAGCGCTTCCGGCGTGAGGCGCGCATCGCGGCGAGCCTGAACGACCCGCACATGGTGCCGATCCACAGCTACGGCGAGATCGACGGCCGCCTGTATGTCGACATGCGGCTGATCGAAGGCCGCGACCTGTTGGCCTACATCGCCGAAAACGGTGGCCGGCTCAGCCCCGAGCGCGCCGTCGCGGTGATCGAACAGGTTGCGGCAGCACTGGATACGGCCCACGAGGTCGGCCTGATCCACCGCGACATCAAGCCGTCCAACATCCTGGTGTCCACCCGCGACTTCGTCTACCTGATCGACTTCGGCCTGGCCCGCACCGCCGCCGACACCGCGCTGACCCACACCGGCCACACGATGGGCACGATGGCCTACATGGCCCCCGAGCGCTTCCGGGGCATAACCGATCACCGCGCCGACGTCTACGCGCTGGCCTGCGTGCTCTACGAATGCCTGACCGGGCATCTGCCCTACCCCGGCGACACCTTCGAGGAACAGCTCAACGCGCATCTGAACTCCCCGCCGCCACGAGCCTCGTTCACCGTGCCCGGCGTCCCGCCCGCCCTGGATGAGGTGGTCGCCCGCGGCATGGCAAAAGATGTCGACCACCGCTACCAGACGGCCATCGAGTTCGCCGAGGCCGCCAAAGCCGCACTGGCAGGCCATGGCGCCACCGTCCCGCCCGGTCCGCCACCGCCGCCGCCGTCCTACCCGGCAACGGCAGCCACGCCGGTGCCGCCGCCTGCGCATTCCGCGCACACCCCGACGGCCCATACCCCGCCACAACCCGAGCCGCAGAAATCGAACCGGGGCCTGATCATCGGCATCGTCGCCGCGTCGCTCTTCACGCTCGCGATGGTCACGGTGCTGGTCGTCGCCCTGGTGACCAACGGCGATTCCTCGTCGAACAATGCGACATCCAGCGCCGCACCCCGCCCGAGGTCGCCCAAGCAAGGACCCACCTTCGGCGGACCGGGCGCGGCGACGACCCGGGCCAACCCGGACGGGAATGCCGCGCCGCCGTTGCCGGCCTTTGCCCCGCCACCTGACCTGGGTGCCAATTGCCAATACCAAACGGTGGGCAGCGATTCCGTGGATGCGTCCCCCAAGCCGGTCACCCTGCCTTCCTCCGGCAGGGTATCGACTACGCCGGCGCAGATTCCCGCCACGCTTTCCACCAACTTCGGCGATATCGGCATCGCGCTCGCCAACAACGAGTCACCGTGCACGGTGAACAGCTTCGTCAGCCTGGCCCGCCAACAATTCTTCGACGGCACCACCTGCCCACGCCTGTCCACCGGCTCCGACGGCGCGACGCTGGTGTGCGGTGGCCCGGACAAGGACGGCAACGGCGGCCCCGGTTACGAATTCGCCGACGAATACCCCACCAATCAATATCCGCCCGGAGATCCCGCGCTGCGGGCGACCGTGGTGTACCCGCGCGGAGCCGTGATCATGGCCAGCAACGAGCCCAACACCAACGGGAGCCAATTCGTCATGTTCTACCAGGACACCGAGGCTCCGCCGACGTTCACGGTGCTCGGCAACATCGACGCGGCCGGCCTGGCGGTCCTCGATAAGATCGCCGCGGCAGGAGTCGCCGGCCACCGGCCGACCGGCCTTCCCACGTCTCCGGTGACGATCAACTCGGTGCGGGTCGGCTAA
- a CDS encoding peptidylprolyl isomerase, which produces MPTNEQRRANAKRKLERQLERRAKQARRRRVLVIAGGVVAAVAVIAAVVITVINTNNKHKHDTAAPTTTNSPATSGTTTPQTGQVPPVPPLPAFKPSDTVGANCQYPPSTDPAAKPVKPPRTGKVPTDPAQVSASMATSQGNIGLMLANNESPCTVNSFASLIGQKYFDNTKCHRLTTSDTLGVLQCGDPKGDGTGGPGYQFANEYPTDQYPPNDPKLREPVLYPRGTLAMANAGPGTNGSQFFMVYKDSQLPPQYTVFGTIQPDGLAVLDKIAKGGINGGGEDGAPNSEVTIKSILLD; this is translated from the coding sequence GTGCCGACCAACGAACAGCGACGCGCCAACGCCAAGCGCAAACTCGAACGGCAGCTCGAACGCCGCGCGAAGCAAGCCCGCAGGCGCCGCGTCTTAGTCATCGCCGGCGGCGTGGTCGCGGCCGTCGCGGTGATCGCCGCGGTGGTGATCACCGTGATCAACACGAACAACAAGCACAAGCACGACACGGCGGCGCCGACGACGACCAACTCGCCGGCGACGTCGGGCACGACGACTCCGCAAACCGGTCAGGTTCCGCCGGTTCCGCCGCTGCCGGCCTTCAAACCGTCGGACACCGTGGGCGCCAACTGCCAGTACCCGCCGTCGACGGATCCGGCCGCCAAGCCGGTCAAGCCGCCGCGCACCGGCAAGGTGCCGACCGATCCCGCGCAGGTGAGCGCCAGCATGGCGACCAGCCAGGGCAACATCGGCCTGATGCTGGCCAACAACGAATCACCTTGTACGGTCAACAGTTTCGCGAGCTTGATCGGGCAGAAGTACTTCGACAACACCAAGTGCCACCGCCTGACCACCTCGGACACGCTGGGCGTCCTGCAATGCGGTGATCCCAAGGGTGACGGCACCGGCGGACCGGGTTACCAGTTCGCCAACGAGTATCCGACCGACCAGTACCCGCCGAACGACCCCAAGCTGCGCGAACCCGTGCTCTACCCGCGCGGCACCCTCGCGATGGCCAACGCCGGACCCGGCACCAACGGCAGCCAGTTCTTCATGGTCTACAAGGACTCTCAGCTGCCGCCGCAGTACACCGTCTTCGGCACGATTCAGCCCGACGGCCTGGCCGTTCTCGACAAGATCGCCAAGGGCGGCATCAACGGTGGCGGTGAAGACGGCGCACCGAACAGCGAAGTCACGATCAAGTCGATCCTGCTGGACTAA